Proteins encoded within one genomic window of Pigmentiphaga sp. H8:
- the imuA gene encoding translesion DNA synthesis-associated protein ImuA: MSSAGTSTPRASTAIHPLLWRGSQLARNCRPGLDTGHAELSRQLPDGGWPLGSLTELLLPQPGIGEIRLLLPALRQLPVQRSIVLLHPPHQPSVQAWQVHRFSSRQLLWVAPAHAADALWAAEQVLKQGHCGALLYWASRPPATALRRLHLAAQAGDTAFFLFRPAESARQASPAPLRLLLHPAGDQLRVDILKRRGPVHDTSLLVPLAPPRATAATGPIPAFSEFSHEPVDQRLPDPAQPRRTEPVLAG, translated from the coding sequence ATGTCTTCAGCCGGAACCTCCACGCCGCGCGCCAGCACCGCGATCCACCCCCTTCTGTGGCGGGGATCGCAGCTTGCCCGCAACTGCCGCCCCGGCCTGGATACCGGCCATGCCGAGCTGTCCCGCCAGTTGCCCGACGGCGGGTGGCCGCTGGGCAGCCTGACCGAACTGCTGCTGCCGCAGCCGGGCATAGGCGAAATCCGCCTGTTGCTGCCGGCGCTGCGGCAATTGCCCGTCCAGCGCAGCATCGTCCTGCTCCACCCGCCCCACCAGCCGTCCGTCCAGGCCTGGCAGGTCCATCGTTTTTCCAGCCGGCAACTGCTGTGGGTCGCGCCCGCCCACGCGGCCGATGCCCTGTGGGCGGCCGAGCAAGTTCTCAAGCAAGGGCATTGCGGCGCCCTGCTGTACTGGGCCTCCCGTCCGCCCGCGACCGCCCTGCGCCGGCTGCACCTGGCCGCCCAGGCCGGCGATACCGCCTTCTTCCTGTTCCGCCCCGCCGAATCGGCCCGCCAGGCATCGCCCGCGCCGCTGCGCCTGCTGCTGCATCCCGCCGGAGACCAGTTGCGCGTGGACATCCTCAAGCGCCGCGGTCCCGTCCACGACACCAGCCTGCTGGTGCCGCTCGCGCCCCCGCGCGCGACAGCGGCCACGGGTCCGATTCCCGCCTTTTCCGAGTTTTCCCATGAGCCTGTGGATCAGCGTCTACCTGACCCAGCCCAGCCTCGACGCACTGAGCCCGTCCTGGCCGGATGA
- a CDS encoding pyridoxal phosphate-dependent aminotransferase, which translates to MKPINKSNKLAHVLYDIRGPIMDRAKQMEDEGQKLIKLNIGNLAVFGFDAPEEIQLDMIRNLPNSAGYSDSKGIFAARKAVMHYTQAQGVQGVTLEDIYLGNGASDLIAMATNALLDDGDELLLPTPDYPLWTAVASLSGGTPVHYLCDEAKGWIPDLDDIRAKITPRTKGIVVINPNNPTGVVYPDHVLREIIAIAREHGLVILADEVYDKVLYDDARHTALASLSTDVLTLTFNSLSKSYRACGYRAGWLVVSGDKRAARDYIDGLNMLANMRLCANVPGQWAIQTALGGYQSINDLVAEGGRLRQQRDLAYELITAIPGVTCVKPQAALYMFPRLDPEVYPIEDDRQFFLQMLEATRVMLVQGTGFNWPHPDHFRIVFLPHEADLREAIGRIAKFLEDYRLKHPRKAAGSSEAGPDDRAVVVPAKFGAKAG; encoded by the coding sequence ATGAAACCCATCAACAAATCGAACAAGCTGGCTCACGTCCTGTACGACATCCGCGGTCCCATCATGGATAGAGCCAAGCAGATGGAGGACGAAGGCCAGAAGCTCATCAAGCTCAACATCGGCAACCTGGCCGTGTTCGGTTTCGACGCGCCCGAGGAAATCCAGCTGGACATGATCCGCAACCTGCCCAACTCGGCGGGCTATTCGGACAGCAAGGGCATCTTCGCCGCGCGCAAGGCGGTCATGCACTACACCCAGGCGCAGGGCGTGCAGGGCGTGACGCTGGAAGACATCTACCTGGGCAATGGCGCGTCCGACCTGATCGCGATGGCCACCAACGCGCTGCTGGACGATGGCGACGAGCTGCTGCTGCCCACGCCCGACTACCCGCTATGGACGGCGGTCGCGAGCCTGTCGGGCGGCACGCCCGTGCACTATCTGTGCGACGAGGCCAAGGGCTGGATTCCCGACCTGGACGACATCCGCGCCAAGATCACCCCGCGCACCAAGGGGATCGTGGTCATCAACCCGAACAACCCGACCGGCGTGGTCTATCCCGACCATGTGCTGCGGGAGATCATCGCCATCGCGCGCGAGCACGGGCTGGTCATCCTGGCCGACGAGGTCTACGACAAGGTGCTGTACGACGACGCCCGCCACACCGCGCTGGCCAGCCTGTCCACCGACGTGCTGACGCTGACCTTCAACTCGCTGTCCAAGAGCTACCGCGCCTGCGGCTACCGCGCGGGCTGGCTGGTGGTGTCGGGCGACAAGCGCGCCGCCCGCGACTACATCGACGGCCTGAACATGCTGGCCAACATGCGGCTGTGCGCCAACGTGCCGGGCCAGTGGGCGATCCAGACCGCGCTGGGCGGCTACCAGAGCATCAACGACCTGGTCGCCGAAGGCGGCCGGCTGCGCCAGCAGCGCGACCTGGCCTACGAGCTGATCACCGCCATTCCGGGCGTGACCTGCGTCAAGCCGCAGGCCGCGCTCTACATGTTCCCCAGGCTGGATCCCGAGGTCTATCCGATCGAGGACGACCGCCAGTTCTTCCTGCAGATGCTGGAAGCCACGCGCGTGATGCTGGTGCAGGGCACGGGGTTCAACTGGCCGCACCCGGACCACTTCCGCATCGTGTTCCTGCCGCACGAGGCGGACCTGCGCGAGGCCATCGGCCGCATCGCCAAGTTCCTCGAAGACTACCGGCTCAAGCACCCCAGGAAGGCGGCGGGGTCTTCCGAGGCCGGCCCGGACGACCGCGCGGTCGTCGTGCCGGCCAAGTTCGGGGCGAAGGCCGGCTAG
- a CDS encoding S9 family peptidase, whose translation MFEYFGDNYTWNMAVNLALGMGAEIGEIDDASGPVKEASRRGDPHAAEILFAAWTGLADRVKALAQQDLQHDRAYSAGRKFKRAAIYYVQAERMQAPRFPGRDAAFRDMLESFRRYAELTGQPVEWVDVPYQGTTLPALYVPARETPPGGAPCMVHFDGLDVTKEILYLMGIGDALRERGVSVLLVDNPGVGEALRLQGLTNFPEAEEPASACVDYLETRDDVDASRIGIMALSLGGYHAPRAAAFEPRLRCCVAWGANYDWGATQRYRHQSQDPRLPVPHYWEHAMWVFGQTSVEGLLATADRMTLEGVLDRIRCPILVTHGENDRQIKLAQAERLVAECINSPKAELFVHTLRDGGAEHCSVDNLALGVDTIADWISATMRELKQRPHA comes from the coding sequence ATGTTTGAATACTTCGGCGACAACTACACCTGGAATATGGCCGTCAACCTGGCGCTCGGCATGGGCGCCGAGATCGGCGAGATCGACGACGCCTCCGGCCCCGTCAAGGAAGCGTCGCGCCGCGGCGACCCGCACGCGGCCGAGATCCTGTTCGCCGCCTGGACCGGACTGGCCGACCGCGTGAAGGCGCTGGCGCAGCAGGACCTCCAGCACGACCGCGCCTACAGCGCGGGCCGCAAGTTCAAGCGCGCCGCCATCTACTACGTGCAGGCCGAACGCATGCAGGCGCCGCGCTTCCCCGGCCGCGACGCGGCCTTCCGCGACATGCTGGAGAGCTTCCGCCGCTATGCCGAACTGACCGGCCAGCCCGTCGAATGGGTGGACGTGCCCTACCAGGGCACCACCCTGCCGGCCCTGTACGTCCCCGCGCGCGAGACGCCGCCGGGCGGCGCACCCTGCATGGTGCATTTCGACGGCCTGGACGTGACCAAGGAGATCCTGTACCTGATGGGCATCGGCGACGCCTTGCGCGAACGCGGCGTGTCGGTGCTGCTGGTGGACAACCCCGGCGTGGGCGAGGCCCTGCGCCTGCAGGGCCTGACCAATTTCCCCGAGGCCGAGGAACCCGCCTCGGCCTGCGTCGATTACCTGGAAACGCGCGACGACGTCGACGCCTCGCGCATAGGCATCATGGCCTTGTCGCTGGGCGGCTATCACGCGCCGCGCGCCGCCGCCTTCGAGCCGCGCCTGCGCTGCTGCGTGGCCTGGGGCGCCAACTACGACTGGGGCGCGACCCAGCGCTACCGCCACCAGAGCCAGGACCCGCGGCTACCCGTTCCGCATTACTGGGAACACGCGATGTGGGTGTTCGGACAGACCAGCGTGGAAGGCCTGCTGGCCACGGCGGACCGCATGACGCTGGAGGGCGTGCTGGACCGCATACGCTGCCCCATCCTGGTCACGCACGGCGAGAACGACCGGCAGATCAAGCTGGCCCAGGCCGAACGCCTGGTTGCCGAATGCATCAACAGTCCCAAGGCCGAACTGTTCGTCCACACGCTGCGCGACGGCGGCGCCGAGCATTGCAGCGTCGACAACCTGGCGCTGGGCGTGGACACCATCGCGGACTGGATAAGCGCAACCATGCGGGAGCTGAAGCAGCGCCCGCATGCATGA
- a CDS encoding tripartite tricarboxylate transporter substrate binding protein, protein MKRYLTAPPLLLAAASLLIAATASAQTYPARPIRMIVPFPVGGSTDTYARLAGKLLGEALGQPVIVDNRAGATGLIGSRLVKDAPADGYTLLYTTNSAHVIGPLLHKQHAFDPVADFTPITEALRFPAYVVASTKLPARTFKEFIALAKARQGALSYASAGTGGGSHLACEQMLDAAGIKALHVPYSGAGPAQTSVMSGEVDFLCDSVGNSQPMVRAGKMRGLALAAAQRSPAIPDIPTLREEGVPVEAYVWQGVFAPKGLPADIRDRLATEIARVMRMPDMQARLRKDGYDPVLQPPEQFSKDLVAEQAMWARLIAQKNIKAD, encoded by the coding sequence ATGAAACGCTACCTCACCGCGCCGCCTCTTTTGCTTGCCGCCGCGTCGTTGCTGATCGCGGCCACGGCAAGCGCGCAGACCTATCCCGCCCGGCCGATCCGGATGATCGTGCCCTTCCCCGTGGGCGGCTCCACGGACACCTATGCCCGCCTGGCCGGCAAGCTGCTGGGCGAGGCGCTGGGCCAGCCCGTGATCGTGGACAACCGCGCCGGCGCCACCGGCCTGATCGGCAGCAGGCTGGTCAAGGATGCGCCGGCCGACGGCTACACGCTGCTCTACACCACCAACAGCGCCCACGTCATCGGTCCGTTGCTGCACAAGCAGCACGCCTTCGATCCGGTCGCCGATTTCACCCCCATCACCGAGGCGCTGCGCTTTCCCGCCTATGTGGTGGCCTCGACCAAGCTGCCGGCCAGGACCTTCAAGGAATTCATCGCCCTGGCCAAGGCCAGGCAAGGCGCGTTGAGCTACGCCAGCGCGGGCACCGGCGGCGGCAGCCACCTGGCCTGCGAACAGATGCTGGATGCGGCGGGCATCAAAGCCTTGCACGTGCCCTATTCGGGCGCGGGGCCGGCCCAGACGTCGGTCATGTCCGGAGAAGTGGACTTCCTGTGCGACTCCGTCGGCAACTCGCAGCCCATGGTCCGCGCGGGCAAGATGCGGGGGCTGGCGCTGGCCGCCGCGCAGCGCTCGCCCGCCATCCCCGACATCCCCACCCTGCGCGAGGAAGGCGTGCCGGTGGAGGCCTACGTCTGGCAAGGCGTCTTCGCGCCCAAGGGCTTGCCCGCCGATATCCGCGACAGACTGGCGACAGAGATCGCCCGGGTCATGCGCATGCCCGATATGCAGGCCCGCCTGCGCAAGGACGGCTACGACCCCGTGCTCCAGCCGCCCGAGCAATTCTCCAAGGACCTGGTCGCCGAACAGGCGATGTGGGCCAGGCTGATCGCCCAGAAGAACATCAAGGCCGACTAG
- a CDS encoding LysR family transcriptional regulator — MDLVQLRYFVRVAQLKSFTKASVALHIAQPALTRQVLLLEDELGVQLLFRHSRGVEPTEAGMRLLSGAEAIFRLVREVRANVIASSTTVAGTLRIGFPPSLGGFVIGTVAAAFQKMYPQATFDLCEGLSNELRDRLLADRLDLAVLAGGSNPLLVSTHLCDEEFWVMMPRRRKGRHALRTYTLKELAGLPLVQPGRTQLARQHIETEAARLGVALNVTVETDAFQVIKDLVRRGVGAHISPYSGIGADIKRGDFDGGPVKGLFLSRYLVRRIDRPISLGITKFQEILVDTLRALGASDQAIRLPA, encoded by the coding sequence ATGGATCTGGTTCAACTCCGGTATTTCGTGCGCGTCGCGCAATTGAAAAGCTTCACCAAGGCCTCGGTGGCGCTGCACATCGCGCAGCCCGCGCTGACCCGGCAGGTGCTGCTGCTGGAGGACGAACTGGGCGTGCAGCTCTTGTTCCGCCACAGCCGCGGCGTGGAGCCGACCGAGGCCGGCATGCGGCTGCTGTCAGGCGCCGAGGCGATCTTTCGCCTGGTGCGGGAAGTCCGCGCCAACGTCATCGCATCCAGCACGACGGTCGCCGGCACCTTGCGGATCGGTTTTCCGCCTTCGCTGGGCGGGTTCGTGATCGGCACCGTCGCGGCCGCGTTCCAGAAGATGTACCCGCAGGCCACGTTCGACCTGTGCGAGGGCCTGAGCAACGAATTGCGCGACCGGCTGCTGGCCGACAGGCTCGACCTGGCGGTGCTGGCCGGGGGCTCGAATCCGCTGCTGGTCAGCACGCATCTGTGCGACGAGGAATTCTGGGTGATGATGCCACGCCGCCGCAAAGGCCGGCATGCGCTCAGGACCTACACGCTGAAGGAGTTGGCCGGATTGCCGCTGGTCCAGCCCGGGCGCACGCAACTGGCGCGCCAGCACATCGAGACCGAGGCCGCGCGCCTGGGAGTGGCGCTGAACGTGACGGTGGAAACCGACGCCTTCCAGGTGATCAAGGATCTCGTGCGCCGCGGGGTAGGGGCCCACATCTCGCCGTACTCGGGCATAGGCGCCGACATCAAGCGCGGGGATTTCGACGGCGGTCCGGTGAAGGGGCTGTTTCTCTCGCGCTATCTCGTGCGGCGCATCGACCGGCCCATCAGTCTGGGCATCACCAAGTTCCAGGAGATCCTGGTCGATACGCTAAGGGCCCTGGGGGCTTCGGACCAGGCGATCCGGCTGCCCGCCTGA
- the rnhA gene encoding ribonuclease HI codes for MVYCDGACRGNPGGPGGWGAWIRTTEATVEVFGGSPDTTNNRMELTAAIEALRWLPQACEVVVYTDSQYVVNGMTQWRHGWVRKNWKDVKNVELWKTLIAEADRHRATFRWVRGHSGHRGNERADALANEGLDHAKRTGRSEVVVRIVAEHGAAG; via the coding sequence ATCGTCTATTGCGACGGCGCCTGCCGCGGCAACCCCGGCGGGCCCGGTGGCTGGGGCGCGTGGATCCGCACCACCGAGGCCACGGTGGAAGTCTTCGGCGGCTCGCCCGACACCACCAACAACCGCATGGAACTGACCGCCGCCATCGAGGCGTTGCGCTGGCTACCGCAAGCCTGCGAGGTCGTGGTCTACACCGACTCGCAGTACGTCGTGAACGGCATGACGCAATGGCGCCACGGCTGGGTGCGCAAGAACTGGAAGGACGTCAAGAACGTCGAGCTGTGGAAGACGCTGATCGCCGAGGCGGACCGGCATCGCGCCACTTTCCGGTGGGTACGCGGACACAGCGGGCACCGCGGCAACGAACGCGCCGACGCGCTGGCCAACGAAGGACTGGACCACGCCAAGCGCACCGGCCGCAGCGAAGTGGTGGTGCGCATCGTGGCCGAACACGGCGCCGCCGGATAA
- a CDS encoding MATE family efflux transporter, protein MALPIVLANLTQPLMSAVDTAVAGHLPGPEYLAGVALGGLLFSFLFWGFGFLRMGTTGLVAQAWGKGDEQALAASVVRAVSLALAIGLALLVLQRPLITLVLSLLGGSAEATRQAMAYCSGRIWAAPLALINYVVLGWLLGCQRVRLALALQILINVVNLGAVLLFVHGFGLGVAGIGAATAVADGAGTLAGGILLWRSHRAAWPQLRLAVLRDAAAMRRLVGINFHIFVRTACLLASMGWFAHLGATQGDMVLAANALLLNFLTFMAFGLDGFAHAAEALVGSAVGAGDRPGLRRAVRLCMGWAFGGALAYALVYLAVGPWIVSLLTDQAALRETAGRFLPWLALAPIASVAAYLYDGIFIGATQTRVLMRAMLVCGLAFLALSLGLLPLLGNHGLWLSFLAFNALRGVTLHLAAPRTVYREVQAEPAARLDNV, encoded by the coding sequence ATGGCCCTGCCCATCGTGCTCGCCAACCTGACCCAGCCCCTGATGTCGGCGGTGGACACCGCCGTGGCGGGCCACCTGCCCGGACCCGAATACCTGGCCGGCGTGGCGCTGGGGGGCCTGCTCTTCAGCTTCCTGTTCTGGGGTTTCGGCTTCCTGCGCATGGGCACGACGGGACTCGTCGCCCAGGCCTGGGGCAAGGGTGACGAACAGGCGCTGGCGGCCAGCGTGGTGCGGGCGGTGTCGCTCGCGCTGGCCATCGGACTTGCGCTGCTGGTGTTGCAGCGGCCCCTGATCACGCTGGTGCTGAGCCTGCTGGGCGGCAGCGCCGAGGCCACGCGCCAGGCCATGGCCTACTGCTCGGGCCGGATCTGGGCAGCCCCGCTGGCCCTGATCAACTATGTCGTGCTGGGCTGGCTGCTGGGATGCCAGCGCGTCCGGCTGGCGCTGGCCCTGCAGATTCTCATCAACGTGGTCAACCTGGGCGCCGTGCTGCTGTTCGTGCATGGCTTCGGCCTGGGCGTGGCGGGCATAGGCGCCGCGACCGCCGTGGCCGATGGCGCGGGCACGCTGGCGGGCGGCATCCTGCTGTGGCGCTCGCATCGCGCCGCGTGGCCGCAACTGCGCCTGGCGGTGTTGCGCGACGCCGCCGCGATGCGGCGCCTGGTCGGCATCAACTTCCACATCTTCGTGCGCACGGCCTGTCTGCTGGCCAGCATGGGATGGTTCGCCCACCTGGGCGCCACCCAGGGCGACATGGTCCTGGCCGCCAATGCGCTGCTGCTGAACTTCCTGACCTTCATGGCCTTCGGCCTGGACGGCTTCGCCCATGCGGCCGAGGCACTGGTCGGATCCGCCGTGGGCGCCGGCGACCGTCCCGGCCTGCGGCGCGCCGTGCGGCTGTGCATGGGCTGGGCCTTCGGCGGCGCGCTGGCCTATGCCCTGGTCTACCTGGCCGTAGGCCCATGGATCGTGAGCCTGCTGACCGACCAGGCGGCGCTGCGCGAGACCGCGGGGCGCTTCCTGCCCTGGCTGGCGCTGGCCCCCATCGCATCGGTCGCGGCCTATCTGTACGACGGCATCTTCATCGGCGCCACCCAGACCCGCGTACTGATGCGCGCCATGCTGGTCTGCGGCCTGGCCTTCCTGGCACTGTCGCTCGGCCTGCTGCCGCTGCTGGGCAATCATGGACTGTGGCTGTCCTTCCTCGCCTTCAACGCGCTGCGCGGCGTGACGCTGCATTTGGCCGCGCCGCGCACGGTCTATCGCGAGGTCCAGGCCGAGCCGGCCGCACGTCTGGATAACGTGTAA
- a CDS encoding YigZ family protein, with protein MSSLFTLEAPCSYREEVRKSRFVAHAAPVASADEALAFFARYADPTATHNCWAYRIGATYRFNDDGEPGGTAGRPILQAIDGQSCDRVAVLVVRWFGGTLLGAGGLVRAYGGCAANCLRLGRRVPLLDLAEAEVACTFAELPLFKARIKEQGAEVLEERFDEQGATLALSVPRPRLEALRAMLSDLSRGRAVLAVRDEP; from the coding sequence ATGAGTTCCCTCTTCACCCTCGAGGCGCCTTGCAGCTACCGCGAGGAGGTCCGCAAGAGCCGGTTCGTCGCCCATGCGGCACCCGTGGCCAGCGCCGACGAGGCGCTGGCTTTCTTCGCCCGGTATGCCGACCCCACGGCCACCCACAACTGCTGGGCCTACCGCATCGGCGCCACCTACCGTTTCAACGACGACGGCGAGCCCGGCGGGACGGCCGGCCGTCCCATCCTGCAGGCCATAGACGGACAGTCGTGCGACCGCGTGGCGGTGCTGGTGGTGCGCTGGTTCGGCGGCACGCTGCTGGGCGCGGGCGGCCTCGTGCGGGCCTATGGCGGCTGCGCGGCCAATTGCCTGCGGCTGGGGCGGCGGGTGCCGCTGCTGGACCTGGCCGAGGCCGAGGTCGCCTGCACCTTCGCCGAGCTGCCGTTGTTCAAGGCGCGGATAAAGGAGCAGGGAGCCGAGGTGCTGGAGGAACGCTTCGACGAACAGGGGGCGACGCTGGCATTGAGCGTGCCGCGCCCCCGGCTGGAGGCGCTGCGCGCGATGCTGTCGGACCTGAGCCGGGGCCGCGCCGTCCTGGCCGTGCGGGACGAGCCCTAG
- a CDS encoding alpha/beta hydrolase: MTALYNGMTREALDASYNNSAAVLNSAVLMAEFDERSAKLRAAHPQYLDLRYGPAPRNRIDYFPAARPGPLMVFIHGGYWQTRAKENFSFLTAGPLAHGLHVALVGYTLAPEQSLDGIVGEIRAALGWLARQAPQWGTDPERMIVSGWSAGAHLAAMVLDEPGVCGGLAISGIYDLEPIRLSYLNDKLRLCPPDVQRLSPLHRPPSQRELILACGAAELPELQRQSETFAAARAGLPGELLRLSDRNHFTILNDLASPEGILTQRACRLAGL, translated from the coding sequence ATGACTGCGCTGTACAACGGAATGACCCGGGAAGCGCTGGACGCTTCCTACAACAACTCCGCCGCCGTGCTCAACAGCGCGGTGCTGATGGCGGAATTCGATGAACGCAGCGCCAAGCTGCGGGCCGCCCATCCCCAATACCTGGACCTGCGCTACGGTCCGGCGCCCCGCAACCGCATCGACTATTTCCCCGCGGCCCGGCCCGGCCCGCTCATGGTCTTCATCCATGGCGGCTACTGGCAGACCCGCGCCAAGGAAAACTTCAGTTTCCTGACGGCCGGCCCGCTGGCCCACGGACTGCACGTCGCGCTGGTGGGCTATACCCTGGCACCGGAACAATCCCTGGACGGCATCGTCGGCGAAATCCGCGCCGCGCTGGGATGGCTGGCGCGGCAGGCCCCACAATGGGGCACTGATCCCGAACGGATGATCGTCAGCGGCTGGTCCGCCGGCGCCCACCTGGCCGCCATGGTGCTGGACGAACCCGGCGTGTGCGGCGGGCTGGCCATCAGCGGCATCTACGATCTCGAACCCATCCGCCTGAGCTACCTGAACGACAAGCTGCGGCTGTGCCCGCCCGACGTGCAGCGGCTCAGCCCCCTGCATCGTCCTCCCAGCCAGCGCGAACTCATCCTGGCCTGCGGCGCCGCCGAACTGCCCGAACTGCAGCGCCAGTCGGAAACCTTCGCCGCCGCGCGGGCCGGCCTGCCCGGCGAACTGCTGCGGCTGTCCGACCGCAACCACTTCACCATCCTGAACGACCTGGCCTCGCCCGAAGGCATCCTGACCCAGCGCGCGTGCCGCCTGGCGGGACTCTAG
- a CDS encoding copper chaperone PCu(A)C, giving the protein MRIRTLTLSLLFSLLATGQALAHGYTAGAIQIGHPWSRATVTGQPAGGGFMKLTNTGADDKLIAVRADVSATAELHTMQMDGDIMRMRQLDGIALPAGQTVELKPGGYHIMFMRLKAPLKEGTSFPATLVFEKAGEVKVDFKVEGAGAGATGHGAGGHHH; this is encoded by the coding sequence ATGCGGATCCGCACGCTTACCCTGTCACTGCTGTTTTCCCTGCTGGCCACCGGCCAGGCCCTCGCCCACGGCTACACGGCCGGCGCCATCCAGATCGGCCATCCCTGGAGCCGGGCCACCGTCACGGGCCAGCCCGCCGGCGGCGGCTTCATGAAACTGACCAACACCGGCGCCGACGACAAGCTGATCGCCGTCCGCGCCGACGTCTCGGCCACCGCCGAGCTGCACACCATGCAGATGGACGGCGACATCATGCGCATGCGCCAGCTCGACGGCATCGCCCTGCCCGCGGGCCAGACCGTCGAGCTCAAGCCCGGCGGCTACCACATCATGTTCATGCGCCTGAAGGCGCCGCTCAAGGAAGGCACGAGCTTCCCCGCCACCCTGGTGTTCGAGAAAGCGGGCGAGGTCAAGGTGGACTTCAAGGTCGAGGGCGCCGGAGCCGGCGCCACGGGCCATGGAGCCGGCGGCCACCACCATTGA
- a CDS encoding DUF2946 domain-containing protein → MAVHASPRFVWLALLCVLWHAALPVAHASAGPSPWLGVLCTAQGSVPAPQDPRDGDPHALAAMQCPLCAAGAHVALPPPAIQAQIAPARDLGLAYRPIRAMSSPPVPPHLHFSSRAPPA, encoded by the coding sequence ATGGCCGTTCACGCTTCCCCACGCTTCGTCTGGCTGGCACTGCTGTGCGTGCTCTGGCACGCAGCCCTGCCCGTGGCGCACGCGTCGGCGGGTCCGTCGCCGTGGCTGGGCGTGCTGTGCACCGCGCAGGGCAGCGTCCCGGCCCCCCAGGACCCGCGCGACGGCGATCCGCACGCGCTGGCCGCGATGCAATGCCCGCTGTGCGCGGCCGGCGCCCATGTCGCCCTGCCCCCGCCCGCCATCCAGGCGCAGATCGCGCCCGCGCGCGATCTCGGCCTCGCCTATCGGCCCATCCGGGCCATGTCGTCCCCGCCCGTTCCGCCCCACCTGCATTTCTCGTCCCGCGCGCCGCCGGCCTGA
- a CDS encoding tripartite tricarboxylate transporter substrate binding protein encodes MQRRALLSAALAGLACAAAVAPARADTFPSRPIRFVVPFGPGGGTDIVARLIAPYLSAELGQQVVVENRPGAGGVIGSNMVAKGPADGYTILFADSARTIAPSMQKDLPFDIARDLDPLGLIGGTPLLLLAHPQAPVKTLDELVKYAKANPGKLTYGSSGNGTPQHFAVELLKSAAGIDLVHVPYKGAAAVVADAVGGQINLASATYAPSVEYIRSNRLLPLTVMEPRRLPALPEVPAAAERYPEVVMSIWFGIMLPMGVEPAVRARLAEAVGKVVANTEYAGKLRAAGFEPMRETPPQMKARIEREVKLFGDVARKAGIKPE; translated from the coding sequence ATGCAGAGACGCGCCTTGCTGTCGGCCGCGCTGGCCGGCCTGGCCTGCGCGGCGGCGGTCGCGCCCGCCCGGGCCGACACGTTCCCTTCCCGCCCCATCCGCTTCGTCGTGCCCTTCGGCCCCGGCGGCGGCACCGACATCGTCGCGCGGCTCATCGCCCCTTACCTGTCGGCCGAACTCGGCCAGCAGGTCGTGGTCGAGAACCGCCCCGGCGCGGGCGGCGTGATCGGCTCGAACATGGTGGCCAAGGGCCCGGCCGACGGCTACACCATCCTGTTCGCCGACAGCGCGCGCACGATCGCGCCGTCCATGCAGAAGGACCTGCCGTTCGACATCGCGCGCGACCTGGATCCCCTCGGCCTGATCGGCGGCACGCCCCTGCTGCTGCTCGCCCATCCCCAGGCCCCGGTCAAGACCCTGGACGAACTCGTCAAATACGCCAAGGCCAATCCGGGCAAGCTGACCTATGGCAGCTCGGGCAACGGCACGCCGCAGCACTTCGCCGTGGAGCTGTTGAAGTCCGCCGCGGGCATCGATCTGGTGCACGTGCCCTACAAGGGTGCGGCCGCGGTGGTGGCCGACGCCGTCGGCGGACAGATCAACCTGGCCTCGGCCACCTATGCGCCGTCGGTCGAATACATACGCAGCAACCGGCTGCTGCCGCTGACCGTCATGGAGCCCCGGCGCCTGCCCGCGCTGCCCGAAGTGCCGGCCGCGGCCGAGCGCTACCCCGAGGTGGTCATGAGCATCTGGTTCGGCATCATGCTGCCCATGGGGGTCGAACCGGCCGTCCGCGCGCGGCTGGCCGAGGCGGTCGGCAAGGTCGTCGCCAACACCGAATACGCCGGCAAGCTGCGCGCCGCCGGCTTCGAACCGATGCGCGAGACCCCGCCCCAGATGAAGGCCCGCATCGAACGCGAGGTCAAGCTGTTCGGCGACGTGGCGCGCAAGGCCGGCATCAAGCCCGAATAG
- a CDS encoding type II toxin-antitoxin system RelE/ParE family toxin — MSRTLQVTDSAEQDLAEIWSYIAEGASEATATRFLNKLYGTCERLLAYPLGHPERRQLGRDLRVVFHGAYAIYYQASETAVVIVRVLHGMRDLGAIADQGGFDI, encoded by the coding sequence ATTAGCCGCACGCTCCAAGTAACCGACAGCGCCGAACAGGATCTGGCGGAAATCTGGTCGTACATTGCCGAGGGAGCTTCGGAGGCGACCGCTACCCGGTTCCTGAACAAGCTGTACGGAACGTGCGAGCGATTGCTGGCATACCCTCTGGGACATCCGGAACGGCGACAACTCGGGCGGGACCTGCGTGTGGTCTTCCACGGGGCCTACGCCATCTACTATCAGGCAAGCGAAACCGCAGTCGTGATCGTGCGCGTTTTGCACGGCATGCGCGACCTTGGAGCCATCGCCGACCAAGGTGGGTTCGATATCTAA